The genome window CACCCTCTGGATGGGCAAACCCAGGGCTTTGGCGATGTTCTGCTTCATCTGCGGGATGTGCGGGGCGATTTTCGGTTGCTGCGCCAGGAGGGTCGCGTCGATGTTGAGAATCCGGCCTTTGAGCTGGCTCACCTGTCGGGCTGCCTCTGTGAGAAATACCTGGCTGGGAGCCCCTTTCCAACGAGGATCGGTGTTGGGGAAGAAATGCCCGATGTCGCTTTCGCCGATCGCTCCCAGCACCGCATCCGTGATGGCATGGAGCAGGGCGTCGGCGTCGGAATGGCCATCCAAACCTTTGGAATGAG of Verrucomicrobiales bacterium contains these proteins:
- a CDS encoding 2-C-methyl-D-erythritol 2,4-cyclodiphosphate synthase — encoded protein: MQLVGIGYDVHQLTAGRKLILGGVEIPHSKGLDGHSDADALLHAITDAVLGAIGESDIGHFFPNTDPRWKGAPSQVFLTEAARQVSQLKGRILNIDATLLAQQPKIAPHIPQMKQNIAKALGLPIQRVGIKATTNETMGFIGREEGIAAMAVASVELPE